Proteins encoded in a region of the Vicia villosa cultivar HV-30 ecotype Madison, WI linkage group LG5, Vvil1.0, whole genome shotgun sequence genome:
- the LOC131604829 gene encoding uncharacterized protein LOC131604829: MDCSALFPEIATVQEIPIPSPSQGVTGAQKKSFIQALNGVCDIPTSQFPPAVIKGDRLSITIPEEEYKAGLNDCKNNLHGRIIWPKENSPLTVVALRTKLAKIWSEIKQWGVLSLGKGYYEFTFACAEDMRRVRASGTLNLNPGSLKLFAWSRDFNPAVQNNTSALVWVRFFGLSQEYWRPRILFAITSGVGTPIFIDSTAAKSRLDRTFGHFVRVLVDMDLTQPLNYNVLVERQGFAFFADIEYENLPEFCSHCKKPGHGVSNCKFLQNEISRSNVGQNLKKGATYVEVEKETVAIDQEVNLQAGRVRKTSGTVGVIANPPNFVLIPSAESSS; the protein is encoded by the coding sequence ATGGATTGTTCAGCTCTCTTTCCTGAAATTGCAACGGTGCAGGAAATCCCTATCCCTTCACCTTCGCAAGGTGTTACGGGAGCTCAAAAAAAATCTTTCATTCAAGCTCTCAATGGAGTATGCGATATTCCAACATCCCAATTTCCCCCTGCTGTCATCAAGGGGGATAGGCTCTCAATAACAATTCCCGAGGAGGAATATAAAGCAGGACTCAACGATTGCAAAAACAATCTTCATGGTAGAATAATATGGCCCAAAGAAAACTCTCCGCTAACAGTGGTTGCGCTTCGTACTAAACTTGCGAAGATATGGTCAGAAATTAAACAGTGGGGGGTTCTGTCTCTAGGTAAAGGATACTACGAATTCACGTTCGCTTGTGCTGAAGATATGAGGCGGGTTAGAGCTTCAGGTACTCTGAATCTTAATCCTGGATCTCTTAAGCTGTTTGCTTGGTCTAGAGACTTCAATCCGGCTGTGCAGAACAATACGTCTGCTCTGGTGTGGGTTCGCTTTTTCGGTCTTTCACAGGAGTATTGGAGGCCTAGGATCCTCTTTGCCATTACGAGTGGCGTCGGTACTCCCATTTTCATAGACTCTACAGCTGCTAAATCTAGATTGGATCGCACTTTTGGCCACTTCGTTCGGGTACTCGTTGATATGGATTTGACACAACCTCTTAACTATAATGTTCTAGTTGAGAGACAGGGGTTTGCGTTCTTTGCTGATATTGAATATGAGAACTTACCGGAATTCTGCTCTCATTGCAAAAAGCCAGGACATGGGGTTAGTAATTGCAAGTTTTTGCAGAATGAGATTTCGCGCTCTAATGTTGGGCAGAATTTGAAGAAAGGAGCTACCTATGTGGAAGTTGAGAAGGAGACTGTTGCGATTGATCAGGAGGTGAATTTACAGGCTGGTAGGGTTCGGAAGACGTCGGGAACAGTTGGGGTGATTGCTAATCCGCCAAACTTTGTCCTTATCCCGTCTGCTGAGTCTTCTTCGTAA